A segment of the Ignavibacteriales bacterium genome:
TGGCGCCGTCGCTTGTCGATGTTCGAGTTAATCCTGAAGTTGAACATCAGATTGTCGATGAAAAAACCAATACTATTGCGGTTCAAACCGCGTTGACACGTAAAGCAATAGTTACGGATGAGCTTGCTCGCAGCACAATAGCCGCCTATTTCCTTGGTGAAGCCGAAGAATCTAAACTCAAAACTCTCATCTCGATTCCACTTATGGTTCAAAATGAATTGCAGGGAATTTTGGAAGTGCTCTCTCCGAAGGTGGATAAGTATGTTCGCGATGAAATGAAATTATTATCGATCATTTCAAACGAATTAGCGATTGGAATGAGCCGCAAGCGATTGATGGACGAGATAACTATTAAGAATATCGAGCTGGAGAACGAAAAGAAACGCACAGATGACGCGAATGAAACATTAAAGCGATTTCTGGCAACATTCAGCCACGAATTACGCGCTCCTTTGAATGCGATAGTTGGATTTTCTGAAATCTTAACAACCGAACTGCAAAACCTTCCGCACGAAAAAGTCAGCAATTTCATGAAGAATATTCATGAAAGCGGAAAACACTTGCAGGGACTCATAAACGATATTCTCGATCTCTCCAAAATCGAAGCAGGAAAGATGGAGCTTCACATCGAAGCATATCCGGTTTCTTATTTCACCGAAAGTATTGAACGTGTACTTCAACAGCAAATTACGCAGAAGAAATTGAATCTGAAGTTTGAGATCGGACACGATATTGATCAACTCGTCGTAGATCAGACCCGCTTCAAACAGATATTAATGAACCTTGTATCGAACGCTGTTAAATTCAGCCACATGAACGGGACAATAACCGTGGCGGTAAAACGATTCGTGAACGAAATTGAAATTGCCGTTAAAGATGAAGGAGTTGGAATAAAACCCGAAGATCAGGTGCGTTTGTTTCATGCTTTCACTCAGGGGAAGAATTCAAAAGGAATGAAAGAAGGAACCGGGCTCGGATTGGTTATCACCAAACGACTTGTAGAACTCCACGGCGGTCATATTACAGTTGAAAGCGATTGGGGTAGGGGGACAACTTTCCGTTTTCGCATCCCAATGGTTCTGGCTGGTGAAGTTGTTGAATCTGCCGATCAACTTCTGCGGATCGTGAGTGAGCAGCCGGTTGCAATGTCTGACGGCGAAAAACCTCTTGTCCTGATCATTGAAGATAACGCTCAGGCCAGTCAGCTTATCCAGATGTATTTGCAGGAAGCTGGATATCGCACCGAAATAGCCAAAGACGGTAACGAAGGATTGGAAAAAGCTAAACGACTTAAACCGCAAATCATTACACTCGATATGATAATGCCGGTAAAAGACGGTTGGCAAGTATTGAAGGAATTGAAGCGCCATCCGATATGCAAAGATATTCCGATAATAATAATTTCAATTACAGATGAAAAGAAGCTCGGCTTCAGCATGGGCGCAGTTGATTATTTTGTGAAGCCCGTGAATAAAGATGAACTGCTTAGCGCGTTGAACAAAATTCCGATGCGGACTATCGAGCAAAAACAGCATCCCAAAGTATTAATTATAGATGATGACAAGAATGCATCCGAATTGATCCAGGTAATGCTGGAAGCGGAGGGGTACGAGGTCATAAGTACGATGAACGGGAAAGATGGCGTTCAACTCGCATTATCTGAAAATCCAGATCTGATAATTCTTGATCTCATCATGCCCGATATATCAGGATTCAATGTGGCTTATCAGTTGAAACAACAGGCAAAAACTCGGAATACCCCGATAATCATTCTCACGTCTATGGAAGTTGACGATGATACGCGGGAACAGATGCAGGGATTCATCTCTAGTATCATGAGCAAATCGCGATTTACTAAAAAAGACCTGCTGCGTGAAATCAATACGATTGAGAAACTGAAATAACTCTTTTCTGATAAACCTTGCGAAGGTTTTGAACCTTCGCAAGGTTACTTATTTCCCTCACCAAAATCTATCCTCCAAAGAGTCAGCGGAGGAGGATCATTTTTTTAACCTCGGAATATTGTACTGTCCATAATCTGCAAAAATAAATCCCCGATGCAAGATTTCCTCCATTAAATTGAACATGATATCTTCTCGGTTTTTGATTTTGATTCACAAGGGTTTCAACTTTTCTTCCCAGCAAATCGAACACTTCCAATCTTACCAAACCCTCTTTTGATATTTCATAGTCGATATTTGTTAATCTGCTGAATGGATTTGGATAGTTCTGTCTCAGCATCGCTTCTTTAGGCCTTGTTTCACCGGGGAAAATTTCCCGACGGAAGAATATCTCTCCGTTTCCGTTGTCATCTCCGGACCATGCCAGGCTTAATACGTTTTCTGTTAAACTTAATATAGGTTCACCCGATCGTTTACCATCAGAAGGGTAGAATGGCGGGCAGAATGGTTCCCCTTTTTCTGTGCTGTGCTGTAAAATTAAGGTACCTGAATCTCCAAGATAGTTATCCCAAACGGTTACAAGTAATCCTTCTGAATAACCTATGTCGGGGAAAACGGCATTCGTGCTGGCAGGTATTTTTATTGGAGCCAGCCATCTCAGGTTATCTTCTTCATCATATCCGTTACTTTGTCTTAAAAAAATTGAACCGGAATCATTCCATACGATTAATCGTTCTCCTAATTCATCGATAGCGATTTTTGGGTAGAGCGAAGATATAGCATCTTCGGGTGAAACTAATTCCGGACCATACCATTGAGTTCCGCCATCAGGACTAAAAAAATAACCGACGTCGTTACGGCGGGTTGTTGGGATAATACCAACGGCATGAAATTCCGTCGAACTCAACCAAAAATCGTTCATTGGAGGCATGTTCGTAGTCATGATGCGCCAAGTATTTCCGTAATCTCCGCTTCGCAACAATCCGCATGTACCGGGTCTCTGTTCTGCATAATGAATTAGTACGATTGAATCGCGAGCGGCTATTAATCGAGGTTGAGCGTTTGATCGTAGAATTCGCGGTTCGCTCCATGTAAATCCTCCGTCTGAACTGTTGATAAATCCGGTTCCAACTATTCCGTTAATATAACCGGTGAATGTTATGTACAAATTGAAATCCGAATTAGCGAATTGTCCCGGACTGAATGCAACATCGGGAGAAACTACAGTTGTAGGTGCGGAGAATATTTCACCGTTGTTAAAACTATGGACATATTGAATTCCGGTTCCGGATAAACCACCGATGGTGTCGATGCCGAACCAGATGATGTGGATGCTGTTTCCATCGGTTACAATTTTTGGAGTGATTGAAAGTACAGAGTCGTGCGAAACTTGCATAATCGGTTGCCAGTTGAGATTACAAGAAAATATTTGGCATCTACCCGTTGTTGAATAGAGAAATGTCGATGTGACAACGATCAGTAATATTCGTAATAGAAAATAAGGGATAGATCCCGATTCATAAACCCTTCTGTTCATGATTGAGTAAGATGGGGGAAGATTAATATTATTTTCTATTATATCCAAAAAAAGTCCTCTGCATGATAATACGAAGAAAGAAAGATGAATTCAACTTGGCGGAACGAAAATTATCTTATTGTTTGGAAATTTCTTACATTAACAACATAAATGCCCGAATAATTCCATATTTCAATTGATTTTCGAAGGAAAGCACTATGAAGCTTTATCGTATTTTATTTTTCTCCGTTTTTTTCACTCTCTTTTCGATTATCGGTTTCAGTCAATCGATCATCATAAATGAGATTTATAATTCAAGTAGCACAGACGAATGGATCGAACTGTTGGTAGTGCAAGACGGACTCGATGTGCGGGGATGGGATATCCGCGATTTTTCGAGTAGCGGAACTGCCCAAACTCCGTTAGTATTTTCTACTCATTCAACATGGAGCAGTTTAAAAGCCGGTACTATTATAGTCGTTGCTCGATCGGAAAATACATTCAATGAAGATACAGATCCGGGTGATTATACTCTTACCATTAAGTCTAATAACGCCACATATTTCAGCGGTAATGTTTTTTCAGTAGCGGGGAGTAGCGAGGCAATTGAGATTCGGAATGCATCTCAGGTCCATATCTTCGGTGTATCGTGGGGAGCGAATAATGCGTCGAGTTTACCTGATCCCAAGGTTCATTTTACTGCCTCTGCGACATCAAGTACTGCAACCGCATTTACAGGTGATGCCGTTGGTCAATTAACGAACACAGCTAATTGGGCGCAGAATACAGTCAGCATTACGCGAGGTGCGGGAAATACTGCTGCCAATATCGCCTGGCTCAATCTATTGCGTGCCCGCGCCGATGGATCAGGGAGTGTATCATTTAGTCCTACCGTTGTCAACGGTAATGTCGATACAACGCTTACCATGGTTTACACCCGCAATATTGGTTTTAATGTAAACAATCTGCGGTTGATCATTCCTGCATCATTTGGTTGGTCGAAGGATACAGCCGATGTATTCTTTACCGATATGACAGCAGTGAAGAGTATTTCAGGAGATACAATATATTTCACCAACATAATTTTCTCATCGGATTCATCTATCATTATGATACCGCATATTATAACTCCGATGTACACAGGATATTACAAAATAAAACTTCAATCCGGTGTTGACGGATCATACGGTGACGTCTCACCAATCTCCGTCATGACCGTTTATGGAGCTCCTGTTCCAATTGCCGAAACAAAAGTAAACGACGCTAATGGCGTAGCAACTCGCATCGGGGATCTTGTTACAGTCCGGGGTATTATTACTGCTTCCAATCAGTTCCCAAGCCCAAGTTATATCCAAGATAATTCCGGCGGTATGTCAATTTATAACGTTCCCTTTTCATCAACCGTCAATATTGGCGACGAAATATTAGTGAGTGGTAAGGTAACTCAATTTAGTGGACTGAACCAGATTGAATTGCCAATTCTTCATTCGATCATCAGTACCGGAAATATAATTGATCCAATTGTCGTAACTCCCTCTGCAGTAAACAACGATGGGATTGGGGGTATAGAGAATTACGAGGGTCAACTTGTCCGTTTAAATGGTGTCACAGTTACTGAATTAAATGGTACCGTTGTAGCCAATTGGAGTGGTGGAACGAGTGGAAAGAATTATCGTTTGACAGGTGCTTCTCTAAGTGATACATTGCAAATAAGAATAGACGAGAGCACGAATATTCCCGGTGTTGTGGCACCGGCAGGAGCTTTTGATGTCATCGGAGTGATCAGCCAGTATAAGACGACGAGTCCGTTCATCGGTGGTTATCAAATTATGCCACGCTCAACCCAAGATATTATTTCTGAGGGTCCGTTATTCGCGGAATTTCCGCAGGAAATTGAATTAACCCCGTCTTCGCTCGCGATCACGTGGAAAACAATCTCACCGGGGACATCCCGCATTCGTTATGGGATGACGACATCGTACGAGCTTGGTGTAGTGGGAGTACATGCAGATTCAATGCAGACTGACCACTATGTACCGCTTAATGGTTTATCGGTTGCAACCATCTATAACATACAAGCATTTTCCACAAGCGGGACCGATACAAGTTTTGCTGGTAATCTTATTGTAAGCACAACCTCCGATGCACCAACAACCGGAGTGATCAATGTTTATTTCAGCAAGAGCATCAACACGTCTGTCTCTTCAGGCGAAACAGCATTCGGGAACTACGATTTGACATCAAAACTCGTTCAACGTATTAATGATGCGAAGCGTTCAATCGATGCGTCCATTTATAGTCTTAGTGGTACGGTTGGTGCGACAGTAGCGAACGCGCTGGTTAGCGCGAAAAATCGTGGTGTGAACATCCGTGTGATTGGCGAGTACGATAATCGAACCACTGCCCCCTGGACAAC
Coding sequences within it:
- a CDS encoding T9SS type A sorting domain-containing protein is translated as MKLYRILFFSVFFTLFSIIGFSQSIIINEIYNSSSTDEWIELLVVQDGLDVRGWDIRDFSSSGTAQTPLVFSTHSTWSSLKAGTIIVVARSENTFNEDTDPGDYTLTIKSNNATYFSGNVFSVAGSSEAIEIRNASQVHIFGVSWGANNASSLPDPKVHFTASATSSTATAFTGDAVGQLTNTANWAQNTVSITRGAGNTAANIAWLNLLRARADGSGSVSFSPTVVNGNVDTTLTMVYTRNIGFNVNNLRLIIPASFGWSKDTADVFFTDMTAVKSISGDTIYFTNIIFSSDSSIIMIPHIITPMYTGYYKIKLQSGVDGSYGDVSPISVMTVYGAPVPIAETKVNDANGVATRIGDLVTVRGIITASNQFPSPSYIQDNSGGMSIYNVPFSSTVNIGDEILVSGKVTQFSGLNQIELPILHSIISTGNIIDPIVVTPSAVNNDGIGGIENYEGQLVRLNGVTVTELNGTVVANWSGGTSGKNYRLTGASLSDTLQIRIDESTNIPGVVAPAGAFDVIGVISQYKTTSPFIGGYQIMPRSTQDIISEGPLFAEFPQEIELTPSSLAITWKTISPGTSRIRYGMTTSYELGVVGVHADSMQTDHYVPLNGLSVATIYNIQAFSTSGTDTSFAGNLIVSTTSDAPTTGVINVYFSKSINTSVSSGETAFGNYDLTSKLVQRINDAKRSIDASIYSLSGTVGATVANALVSAKNRGVNIRVIGEYDNRTTAPWTTLSNNGVPVIFDLYGVNDGTGLQHNKFLVIDYKGGAPESVWVWTGSWNLTDPGTNDDRQNVIEFQDVALAGAYTVEFEEMWGSSTQTPNSSVSRFSARKTNNTPHKFIIGGKNVECYFSPSDRTTSQIGKTLGKAEHSINAALLTFTRQDLADSVVNKKNSGKTTRVLMDNNVDTGNQYAYLQSNGVDVLLNVGTGFLHHKYALVDAEHMNGMSYTITGSHNWSNSAETKNDENTVIVKDDRITNLYLQEFAARYYEAGGTNNIVLGVTETDGGIPSSFSLSQNYPNPFNPTTDFGFQIADFSAEGGSASGGAFVSLKVFNLLGQEVATIVNEEMKPGSYKVTWDASKMSSGVYFYRLQSGKFTDVKKMVLMR
- a CDS encoding T9SS type A sorting domain-containing protein, with product MNRRVYESGSIPYFLLRILLIVVTSTFLYSTTGRCQIFSCNLNWQPIMQVSHDSVLSITPKIVTDGNSIHIIWFGIDTIGGLSGTGIQYVHSFNNGEIFSAPTTVVSPDVAFSPGQFANSDFNLYITFTGYINGIVGTGFINSSDGGFTWSEPRILRSNAQPRLIAARDSIVLIHYAEQRPGTCGLLRSGDYGNTWRIMTTNMPPMNDFWLSSTEFHAVGIIPTTRRNDVGYFFSPDGGTQWYGPELVSPEDAISSLYPKIAIDELGERLIVWNDSGSIFLRQSNGYDEEDNLRWLAPIKIPASTNAVFPDIGYSEGLLVTVWDNYLGDSGTLILQHSTEKGEPFCPPFYPSDGKRSGEPILSLTENVLSLAWSGDDNGNGEIFFRREIFPGETRPKEAMLRQNYPNPFSRLTNIDYEISKEGLVRLEVFDLLGRKVETLVNQNQKPRRYHVQFNGGNLASGIYFCRLWTVQYSEVKKMILLR
- a CDS encoding response regulator, with the translated sequence MDSSDKYVEILEGISGGFFALDQNYRFTYWNRAAEDGTGMKRDDVLGKNVFEVFPNAKDAELGEKYRIAMESKTFQSFETCYRDERFESWYDIRIYPTDNGISVFFQDITNQKREQRQKEMLMEVSHVINVAPHLDDLCLNAGERIAQFMEIPSKFVCIYRYDQRSGLLHLMAPSLVDVRVNPEVEHQIVDEKTNTIAVQTALTRKAIVTDELARSTIAAYFLGEAEESKLKTLISIPLMVQNELQGILEVLSPKVDKYVRDEMKLLSIISNELAIGMSRKRLMDEITIKNIELENEKKRTDDANETLKRFLATFSHELRAPLNAIVGFSEILTTELQNLPHEKVSNFMKNIHESGKHLQGLINDILDLSKIEAGKMELHIEAYPVSYFTESIERVLQQQITQKKLNLKFEIGHDIDQLVVDQTRFKQILMNLVSNAVKFSHMNGTITVAVKRFVNEIEIAVKDEGVGIKPEDQVRLFHAFTQGKNSKGMKEGTGLGLVITKRLVELHGGHITVESDWGRGTTFRFRIPMVLAGEVVESADQLLRIVSEQPVAMSDGEKPLVLIIEDNAQASQLIQMYLQEAGYRTEIAKDGNEGLEKAKRLKPQIITLDMIMPVKDGWQVLKELKRHPICKDIPIIIISITDEKKLGFSMGAVDYFVKPVNKDELLSALNKIPMRTIEQKQHPKVLIIDDDKNASELIQVMLEAEGYEVISTMNGKDGVQLALSENPDLIILDLIMPDISGFNVAYQLKQQAKTRNTPIIILTSMEVDDDTREQMQGFISSIMSKSRFTKKDLLREINTIEKLK